CCTGCTGGGCGAGGGGCATGCGGCCGGTCCGGACCTGGAAGTAGACCGACGCAGCACCTACCCCGATCAGGCTCGGTCCGCGGTTCTTCACGCCCTGCAGATTGGCGCCGTGGCAGGTGATGCAGGTCTGGTCGAACAGCTGCTGGCCCTTACGGACGTTCAGGGCGGCATCGGCGGCCGGTGCGGCGTCGCCGTGCGGGGCCAGCGCGGCGTAGACCGTGCCGATCGCACCCAAGGCGATGACGAGCGCCGCGACGCCGGAGAGCCGGCGGAGCACCGAGCGTCGCCGCTGGCCGGGCCGGCGGGACGGGGAGGCCTTCGTGTCGGTCATCGGAGCACCCTGCTGCGGTTCCCGTCGGTGAGGTGGTCGGTGGAGTTGTGGAAGCGACCCGCGCTCGCGGGGGCGCCCGCGCCCGTCATTGGATCAGATAGATCGTGACGAAGAGCCCGATCCAGACGACGTCGACGAAGTGCCAGTAATAGGAGACCACGATCGCGCTCGTCGCCTGCGCCGGGGTGAACCGGCCGAGCGTCGAGCGGATGAGCAGGAAGACGAAGGCGAGCAGGCCGCCGATCACGTGCATCCCGTGGAAACCGGTGGTGATGTAGAAGACCGAGCCGAATCCGGAGGCGGACATCGTCGTGCCTTCGTGGATCAGCATCCGGAACTCGTTGGCCTGCCCGAGGACGAAGGCCAGCCCCATCACGAAGGTGATCGAGAACCACCGGCGCAGTCCGAAGACGTCGCCCTTCTCCGCCGCGAAGACGCCGAACTGGCAGGTCACCGACGAGAGCACCAGGATCGTGGTGAAGATCAGCGCGTAGCCGATGTCGAGCTTCGTCGGCGGCTCGGGCCAGTTGCTCGCGTGCTCCGCCCGCACCGTGAAGTACATCGCGAACAGCCCGGCGAAGAACATCAACTCCGAGGACAGCCACACGATCGTGCCGACGCTGACCATGTTGGGGCGCGTCAGCGAATGAACGCGTGTCGAGTCGAATGCCCCCCGCTCGGCGGGGCCGGGCTCGATGTTCGTCGCCGTTGTCACGGCGTCATTATGGCCCCAGGGCCCCGCCGACGCGGGGGAGGCCCCCCGTAGCGAACTGGCTGCAAACTGTCCTCCATTTGGCCGTTGACCTCCTTACTCCGGGCGGCCTAGAGTCTCGTCGTCTATTCGCGGCCGTGAAGCGGGGGAGCGGCCCGGTCGAGGAGGCTACGTGCCTGTTGGAAGCCGTCCCGTCGGAGTCAACCGAAGGCCCCTGCGCCGCGTTCTCGGCGGGAACCGGGTGTGTCAGGTCTGCTCAGAGCGCCTGTCGACCTATAACCCGGGCCCGAACTGCTTCGCGCACTCCCGGTCGCCGATGATGCGGACCGAGCCCATTACTGCTCGCTGATCGAGCCGCGGGCCGGCCGGCCCCGGACGCTCGCTAGGATCGCTGCGTCAACTTCCGCGCCTTCTTATCGGGAGCCCGTGCATGAGCACCGCGACCAGCCGCGGAAATCACACCGTGGTCGTTTTCAGCCACGACGCCGGCGTCCGCGAGCGCATCCGGACCGCGGTCGGGCGCCGACCGGCGCCGGACCTCGGGCGGATCGACTACATCGAGTGCGCGACCGGCTCCGAGGTCGTCGACGAGGTGGATGCCGGCGGGATCGACCTGCTGATCCTCGACGGTGAGGCCCAGCCCACCGGTGGGATGGGGATCTGCCGGCAGGTCAAGAACGAGATCACCGACTGCCCGCCGGTCTGCATCGTGATCGGCCGCCGCGACGACCGGTGGCTCGCGACCTGGTCGCAGGCCGACGCCACCATCACGCATCCGGTCGACCCGGTCACCGCGGCGTCGACCGTGGCCGGTCTGCTGCGCGACCCGGCCGGCAGCATCGCGACCGGGTGAGCTTGCGGTGAGCGGTACGCCGGGCCCGGCCCGGCCCCGCAGCTGGCCGGCGCTGCTCGCCGCGCTCCTCGACGGGCAGTCGCTGACCGCGGACGACACCGCGTGGGCGATGTCGGAGATCATGTCGGGCGAGGCGACCCCGGTGCAGGTGGCCGGCTTCGCGATCGCGTTGCGGGCCAAGGGGGAGACGGCCGACGAGGTCGCCGGGCTGGCCACCGAGATGCTGGACCGCGCCGCGCCGGCGGTGGTCACCGGTCGCACGGTCGACATCGTGGGCACCGGCGGGGATCGCTCCCACACGGTGAACATCTCGACGATGGCCGCGGTCGTCGCCGCGGGCGCCGGGTCCCGGGTCGCCAAACACGGCAACCGCGCCGCGTCCTCGACCTGCGGCGCCGCTGACCTCCTCGAAGAGCTCGGGGTCGTCATCGATCTGGCCGGGCCGGGGGTGGCCCGCTGCGTCGACGAGATCGGTATCGGCTTCTGTTTCGCGCCGGTCTTCCATCCGTCCTACCGCTACACCGCCGCTCCCCGGCGGGAACTCGGCGTCGGCACCGTCTTCAACTTCCTCGGCCCGCTGACCAATCCGGCCCGGCCGAGCGCGCAGGCCGTCGGCTGCGCCGACCCGCGCATGGCCGCGGTGCTGGCCGGCGTACTCGCCGC
This genomic stretch from Mycobacteriales bacterium harbors:
- a CDS encoding heme-copper oxidase subunit III, with product MVSVGTIVWLSSELMFFAGLFAMYFTVRAEHASNWPEPPTKLDIGYALIFTTILVLSSVTCQFGVFAAEKGDVFGLRRWFSITFVMGLAFVLGQANEFRMLIHEGTTMSASGFGSVFYITTGFHGMHVIGGLLAFVFLLIRSTLGRFTPAQATSAIVVSYYWHFVDVVWIGLFVTIYLIQ
- the trpD gene encoding anthranilate phosphoribosyltransferase; amino-acid sequence: MSGTPGPARPRSWPALLAALLDGQSLTADDTAWAMSEIMSGEATPVQVAGFAIALRAKGETADEVAGLATEMLDRAAPAVVTGRTVDIVGTGGDRSHTVNISTMAAVVAAGAGSRVAKHGNRAASSTCGAADLLEELGVVIDLAGPGVARCVDEIGIGFCFAPVFHPSYRYTAAPRRELGVGTVFNFLGPLTNPARPSAQAVGCADPRMAAVLAGVLAA